In Athene noctua chromosome 11, bAthNoc1.hap1.1, whole genome shotgun sequence, the sequence TTTATCCAACCTATTTTGCAAAACTAATTAGGAAATGGGCTGACACATTTGACAAAAGTAAGAGCTTTCCAGTCAACTATCGGTGATGCTGTATATATCCACACAGTTCTGGACCACAGCAGTCTTCTCCAGAAACAGTGTTGGCCAATCTCATGCTTCTTATACACCAAGAACAATCATCATGGCCAATACATTGCAGTGTTCAAAGGATCTGATTTTGCATGTCAGAAGTAAAAAGAAGTTTCATCAATGTCATCAGAgtgcagaaacagattttaagaCCTGGAACAATGATATCTTGGGTGTCTGAATTCCCCTTAAAGCTAAAAAAAGCCTTTTATCCTGTTGCTGCCTGATATGGAATACATTTTGTTAACAGTGATCTTGGCTTTAAAGTTCCCAAGGCACCAGCATTGCAGAGTCATGTGTTCCagcatttctggttttcagtttaatGGAACTAGCATTCAGGTACACAGTTCAGACATCAATTGATTGGTTTCCAGTCAACAGGAGCTGGAACTCTAAATCCCTTGCAAGGCTTGTTGTAATAGGCACACAGAGTATCAGATTCCTCATGACATGTGGATACAGCTGCTTTCAAAACTTAGAAGTGAACACTGCCTACTATACAACACACTAGCTTAGACTGCTTCCTCAGCCTGAGATGTTTTAAATCTACTCCCAGGCAACCACCCTACCCACTAAGCAACAAACTCATGCTACTTTTCTTCTGGTCTCATTAGCCCAGTGTAACTTTGACTGTTTTCTATAGGTGAAAGCACCATGAGGAAAGGTAAGTAGTGCATGCACACCAATAACCAACAGCTGAGTAATGAACACTCGcttggaaagagaaaaaggaattgaACCACATACACCTGATCACTAGACACCTCTTCTCTCTGGGTCTTGTTTCTAAGGTTAAGCAAACTCAGTTCTTCAAAAGGGCAAAGATACTCTTTTCAGAAGAGCTCAAGGACCACAGGGCTCAGGGGAATAGACACACACAGCCTCAGCAACTCCCTTCTAAACTACATGAGGCAGGCACTCACTGACACGAGGCGACACTGGTTTCAGTCTTGTGCACTGCAGAAAACCCCCATCAGGCTCAGGGATCTTTTTGGCACTAAGTCGTATATAGGAGCTAATGTTCATAAATGCTTTGGTGACTCTTCCTACTCTGTAAGTATTAGTTATATGCAACAGTCATCTTTAAGACAGATAAAAGGATACATTTGTACTAGAATTTTCAGATTCAGTTCCTATAGCTGTATTTTATTaagaaaccacacacacaaaaaaaaaagacaaaaaaatggcAACATTTAAATAAGATGTAAGGCATGAGGTCCTGATTGAGATTCAGTCAGGATCATTAAGCGTAACTGTATTCATTGCCCATTCCACTAGTGTTCcagctttcaaatatttgtcaTTGATACATGTGTCCTAGCATTTAGCCTCACTGCACAGGAAAAGAGCATTTACAGTGTTCTTATATTGTTTTAGCTAAAAACTGTTGTGCCAGACTGCACAGGTCAAACCCTTACTAAGGCCAACACTGCCACATTCTCCCAGTGGATCCTCACACTCCTCTCTCCCTAGAATATCCAGGTAAATGTTAAGTCATGACCTGTGTAGAAATCTCTTCTTGATCAGGCATCTCTCTTATGGACTCTTGTCGCAATTTGCTAATAAAATCCACCAACTCACATCCTCCAATCTAGGTTTAGAAGCTTACTGAAAATTTCTGATATTCACACCCAATGTTTTGTAAGCATGCAAAACTACAACAGTAAGCATGCTCAGTAACAGCAAGAGAAGAGTAGTACTACCTACTCCTTTTTGGGTGCCATTTCTTATCAAAGGTGTTTCCTAATGAGACAATTTAAATCAATTATTGGTTCAAGGGAGCCCACAACTTGGCTGACAAtggtattaattttaaataatttcttctctgacATTCCTAGGCATTCTTCTATTCTTACTGTTCATGGAAAATACAAACAACTCTCTTCATGACACTGCTGTAGTTGTATTAGTTCTTCTAAAGTAATCTCCTGTATCTATGCATCTTAGTTACATTTGTGTTACTACAACAGCTTTCCAACTTCCCCATCTCTGTAACAGCATTGTCATGATTGAAGAGAGGACTATATTATGTGGTCATTATCATAACTCTTTTAATCTTTCCTTAATCTCACCTCCACAAATTTCTCTGCATATATTCCTTGTATAACTTACTACAGTAACATAGGAGCTTATGCAGAATGCAATCTGAAGTTGTGATTACCTTCTATAGCTAGTACAATCTTCCCAGAACACCACAGGTCTTACATTTGCTAAAAAAGTAGAAATTGTTCAAGTTATgttaatgtttttatattaaaagaaaaaacaattgaACACAAGTTCTAGACTAATAATTCCTCTCATACTCCTAGCCACCAGTGTGTAATAGATAGtaataaaaaaactaaaaaaatcaaaacaaaacaaaaagcaaaagtaaGAAGTAAACCAGATTGCTGTGGGTGAGGAGGAGGGtaaggaaaataacatttatttggaGTTCCTTAACAGATTGAGATATTTTTGTAAGACTTCTGGCAGATGTTTGTTCTTATTATGGAGTTTCTCTCATGTAAAATAGTTTATTAAAAAGGATGGAGCACTGTTCCTAGCTTTCCACTGATGCTCTTGGCAAAGCACAAGCCAAATTAGGTATTGATCCACAGTGTGtagcaaaaaaaccctgcagagcTATGCACGaggcagaaacatttttcagaatcTGCCTCAGATGTTCCGACAGTCTTTGCTGCATGGCCCATTTATCTTCTCCCGAGGGAGCAGGGATCATTAATATGGAAACCAGATATTAAGCCAACATTCAAACTACCATCTCCTAGAGAAATGGATTTACAAAGCTACAGAGctgtggcaggggttttttgcTACACAGAGATCAAGGATGAACACAGAATTCTAACTTCAGCTTTCCTCAAGTTTTCAGCAGTGCCTGCACAATACACAAGAAACATTTACTCCGTCAGGTTCCTCCTTCAAGCAAGGTCTGGCATGGCCTGAGCTTACTCTACAGGCAAGCTGTCCCTCCTGCTCTCAGTAGGCACCCTCACTGAAATTTAACCTTTTGCTTTCCAGGATAAGACTTAAAGTACTTGGTGAAGATATTTGTTTGGTTGTAGGTTTCTGTCTTGCTTATCAAAATAAACTGCAATACCTTAATCCCTACAAGTCAAACTTTAGAAACCACCATCTTCCATTTCAACCTTTCCCTGCAGCTGAAGAACAAACATGTTCCATTTCCATACTGTGTAAGAGATGGCAGGGTTTCACCTGACTTGTTCACATCCCAAGCATACAAGCTATttagaaaatactggttttgttatATGTAAGTTTAATAAAGTTTTATAACACCAAAGACTGCTGTTTAGGAAAGttctttatttcacagaatttcaTCAGCATTGTTTGTTCAGAAGGGGGAAATTTATCCTACCAGTGGCAAAAGCGATCTTTACAACATCAGAACAGAAGGTCACTTTTCAGACTCAGACTCATTAGCTCTGCCTTCTAATAACTTAACACCAGGATTTTCTATGAGTAAATAGAGATTAAACCAGGCTTCTGTTATAAAACAAGATGGTAAACTGTGAGCGTCAGTGCTACGTAATGGGAgtcaaaaagaacagaaaaagaaatctacagaaggagcaagaggaaataaaattagaTTGGAAGTACATCCCAGAGAAGTGTCCAGAGCCATCCATTATATAATAGTATGTTTGCTGAGGTAACCCTGAAACTGTGTCTGCATTCTGCAAGCAGTCCAGTGCACTTCATCAAAAAAAGATTCAAAGAAACAGGCTAACAATAGATAACAACAGAAAAGCTTCAAATACACAGAGCTCACTTGAATAGACTAAGAAGAGTAAAACTGGATAGAATTATCTAAATAACTGAGCAAACTACAATCTACAAAGAGGTGTAGTTCAGAATAATCTGAAGGAAGAGAATCAGtacccacaaaaaaagcaaacaaagatcACACACAAATCACAAAGGctaagggaaaaaacaaagactCTGGAATAAGCTTCCAAAATAAAATTGACTTGAAATGGTTAACGCATTTTTGGTCCTGTTGCTTGAGACATAATCCTAAATTAGTTCTGAAATAGAAGGAATGACCACATTTATACAGATGATACtgtgaactgaaagaaaatggcaagatattgaaaaatactttaaaatcagTGACCTGTTTAATTAACAGGAAGTACAAACAGTTGTTTTGGCACTGTACTTGAAGGAGATATTACCATGCTGATGTTCATACACAACAACCTAGTTGAACTATCAAAATACAAAGTTTGCAGTCTTAAATACAAGTGCAACAGGAAAGAGTCAAGCCAGAAGTCCCCACTACCCTTCCACCATTCTTTTAAGTATGGCTCCCAGGCCACCCTTTGCCACTTTCAGTGGAGTCAGTTCTTCTTTATTCTCAATGTGAATACTTGCACCATGAGACACCAGGAGCTTTGCCTCCTCCACTCTCTCTTCATCGCAGGCTAAATGACTGTAATAATAAGAAGAAATCCACAGCCACTATTAAACAGTCCAATCTTATAAAGAGCAATAATTATGCCTTGTCAAAATCACAGCATGAATGCTGGGGGGGGGAGATACATCCTAGAGCAACAAAACCACATGCAACCAACTATCTACTCTGATTACAAAGCCTTCTGTCCAGTCACTCTGCTGGCATTAAGCAATTCAAGAACATTCCTTCTGCTATTGTCCTTGCAACGTTAAGATACTTCTTTAGATTGGGATTTGACTCTGCAGTCAATAAAGCTAAGAAGCACATAAACCACAGTGAAATTGGTAAATGGTAATCTCTATTTGAAGCAAAAGTGATAAACTAAACCGTATAATGCTTAAAAACAATCTGAAGAGTTACTGCAAATGTAGCAAACACTTTTTTCCCTTGGCATAGTATCTTGAGAATAAACATGTTCCAAGACAATACTGGGTTTCATGTATAGCTAAAACATACTGCTTGATCTTATTAATGGCAAAATCTTGATTACACCGTAGACAAGGCAGAGTTTTGCCACCAACTTCAAAGCAGCTAAGGTTTTGCCATTACAGATTCAAACAGATCTCTAAGGTAATATCAAACACTGGACTGACTGTACTTAAATTGCAACTTATTTTCCTTAGAGAAGTGACGAAAAGCTTCCAAAATCAGTTCTTGATTGGCAGGACAGACTAGGCCAGCCTGCAAGACCAGTTTCCTGCGACTTTGATGTCATTAGCTCACTTTCTACCCTCTAGTGGCAACCAAACGTATTCCAAATTATTACAGAACGTGTTCTACACTTCTTAAGTAGATGTAGTAACACAAAGTACGTGGGTACAGACACACTCTGGCAACACAGTAAGTATAATTTTCTCAAATCCTTCTTAATTACATTGGAGTGTGAAGCAAGTGAGTATTTTGAGgcaataagaataaaaaaaaaataaatttaagtaaTGGAGTTACTTAGAGATCATGCtatattaagtaaaaaaaaaaaaaattacttacagaGGAGTATTCCCTTCAGAATCCCGTATATTAACAGATGCATTGTGCTGCAGAAGGATCTGTACCATTTTTAGGTTTCCTttggctgctgctctgtgtaaTGGGGTGGATTCAAAATGATCTCTTGCATCCGGATCAGCTCCGTTCTCTAAAAGCATGATTGCAATCTGAGaatggagaaagagaaaggaggaggggggaggaggagaaaaagttCATATAACTAAATACTTCTTCCAAGAGCAACaccacctccagcagcacaggcaaaCATACCTCCTGCTTATTTTTGGAGGCTGCATAATGCAGGGGCGTACAGCCGTTCTGATTGACAGCATTCACATGAGCACCCCTGGCAATGAGGGCTTTCACAATTTCATCACGGCCTGCCGAAGCGGCAATATGTAAGGGAGTCCAACCAGCCtacagaggcaagaaaaaaacccacattattcAAACCAGgagttccaggaaaaaaatatggcaAAGCATAACCCTAATACAGACCTGACTACTCAGTAGTCATACTGCACATATTCTTACTACTAAAAGTTAAGCGTTATTATCACCAGAGAGACAAGTCTCACATCCCCTCACACACCTGCGTTCCGTACCTGAAAAAACTGCCAGTTAAACAACAGATCACTTCTTACGCAGTTATGCATGGTATCTTGCAGGGCACTGCAGAATTAACAGTAgtgcttttttaagaaaaagtaagaGTGGCAGAAAAGAGTGTCCAAAAGTTTCTGCAATCTTTTATATAACCTACCCTCTAATTAAACGGATGGGACAACATTTCCTTCTTTAAGGATGACCTTTAGGATGCTTCACATAACGGAAGCAATTATTTCAACCCTTCCTCTAGCACAGTAACAGACCATTGCCTTTCCAACTGTGAAATCACTGAACCCATCACCTAATTTGTAATGCCTTCCCCAGTAATGAGAAGTCTGCAGGGTACTTCATGATTTTGCACAACATATTTAAGAGGTTTACACCGAGATTAAGGTAACATGAAAACCCTCAGCAACAAGCCAAACACCCCCGGTTCTGCAACTTTGTAAGGAAGAGTTCTCCTAAAATTCCTTGACAAAAAGCAAGGCTCATCAAGTCTCATTATCCCCTCTTCCatataaacactgaaaaactTCAACGTGACTCTGCAGTACGCGCTTTTTAAAAACCTTCTAATACCACACCAACCGATCCACCCGCTGACGGGAGGcgggggaaaaggagggaagcGACCGGCGCCAGCCGCTGCCCTCAGCGCCACCGCACCGCTGCTAGGGGCACTCCTGCGGCTGAAACCATGACGGCAAAGGGTCCGGACAGAAATTGCGCCACCAAATTCCCCACTCAAACGGGTTCACGGCACCTCCTCAGGCTCCCGGCAGCAGCCCCGCGCCCCAGGCCAGCGCCTTGGAGGGGTGGGTG encodes:
- the PSMD10 gene encoding 26S proteasome non-ATPase regulatory subunit 10, translated to MGDAVSDVGVCNLAYAGCLEELRAQLLRDRALATKADQDNRTALHWACSAGHTDVADLLLGLGVPVSDKDDAGWTPLHIAASAGRDEIVKALIARGAHVNAVNQNGCTPLHYAASKNKQEIAIMLLENGADPDARDHFESTPLHRAAAKGNLKMVQILLQHNASVNIRDSEGNTPLHLACDEERVEEAKLLVSHGASIHIENKEELTPLKVAKGGLGAILKRMVEG